A genomic stretch from Psilocybe cubensis strain MGC-MH-2018 chromosome 1, whole genome shotgun sequence includes:
- a CDS encoding hypothetical protein (Uncharacterized protein YOL098C), whose translation MSQPSESFGNYDLIKRVKLDFTDVVVSKWKSRETGLTVIHLDYEAPIVNGYFVIPTEIFDDSGCPHTLEHLVFMGSEKYPYKGILDLLANRGFSNGTNAWTATDHTAYTVSTAGEQGFLQLLPIYVDHILYPTITNAGFVTEVHHIDPKGEDSGVVYSEMQGRENTSGDLMALRAQRLLDPPGSGYRSETGGLMEALRVLQPQQIRNYHARYYVPHNLALIVAGKLSSGTTSLLRVVQEQIEPSLIRHKQNHGTRPAGWKRPFVETPSADRKPISVTTKDVVEFPEQDESMGELVINFMGPPPNAFLERKALEILGTYLTSSAVAPLNKEFIEIESPLCEDVRATSVNLPIYIGSVPTEHLSTFDEKLKASLQKVINDGLDMQRMEMVLNRDERQLRSKLESAKGDTFSNTIISDFLYGTENGSELQKSMDEINHYIQMRTWNSDQWTSLLSKYYVEPASVVVIGKPSASLAEKLEKEEKERIAKQVQQLGPEGLKRAEAELEAAKAEHSQEIPSEIITSFPVPDVKSISWIPVQSVQEPGKGRKVAFPSTDVSLSKHIESDGEPLPFFVEYDHVERQSGIKLSHEEVINQLDNETVSYEIELGISNSFSDMVRVSIKVETALYEKAVEWLRDLLYGSEFDKDRLQVVLAKIQQTLPELKRDGNNVLSSLWSTLLYAENSTSSHTGVLPQAELIPKLVKALQETPNDVIADFEEIRKHIVDPAGVRFSVTGNVLNLNAPRSTWGKYFSIPSVPLAPVPMASETLSETGKTLSKKAIVMSLPTIESSFVMHTAKGIQGFNNPEYPAIRVALEVLNATESYLWRYIRGSGLAYGAYTSLDVEAGFVTFTLYRSSNSIKAFEEAGKVIRGLVDGSIEFDETILDAAKSTIVYGVAKNVSTPGRAAIVSFTNQALKGVPRTYQIDLLEKYQDITKADILEALKRHFLPLFDSASSVAVVVTSPVKADEIATQLTTKGFDVTQKSIEIDPSEMEEDDSGSDSDSDSGSSGR comes from the exons ATGTCACAACCCTCGGAAAGTTTTGGAAATTACGACTTGATCAAACGCGTCAAATTAGACTTCACGGATGTCGTCGTGTCTAAGTGGAAGAGCAGGGAGACCGGCCTGACGGTTATTCATCTTGATTATGAAG CTCCCATTGTAAACGGTTACTTTGTGATACCAACAGAAA TTTTCGATGACTCCGGATGCCCACACACGCTAGAACA TTTAGTATTTATGGGGTCTGAAAAATATCCATACAAAGGTATTCTAGATCTTCTCGCTAATCGTGGATTTTCGAACGGGACAAATGCTTGGACGGCCACCGATCACACTGCATACACGGTGTCTACTGCAGGAGAACAAGGTTTCCTTCAACTTCTTCCTATATATGTCGACCACATATTATATCCGACCATCACCAATGCTGG TTTTGTGACAGAG GTCCATCACATCGACCCCAAAGGAGAGGACTCAGGGGTTGTTTATAGCGAAATGCAAGGGAGAGAAAACACTTCTGGTGACCTTATGGCTCTTCG AGCTCAAAGGTTACTTGATCCCCCTGGTAGCGGATATCGAAGTGAGACCGGAGGGCTAATGGAAGCATTGCGCGTACTCCAGCCCCAGCAAA TTCGTAATTATCATGCAAGATATTATGTACCTCATAATCTTGCATTGATTGTAGCTGGAAAACTCTCAAGCGGAACAACTTCTTTGTTGCGTGTCGTTCAGGAACAAATCGAACCCAGTCTCATCCGTCACAAACAAAATCACGGCACGAGGCCCGCTGGATGGAAGCGTCCTTTCGTGGAAACTCCAAGCGCGGATCGCAAGCCTATTTCGGTCACTACGAAAGATGTTGTAGAATTCCCAGAGCAAGACGAGA GCATGGGTGAACTTGTCATCAATTTTATGGGTCCACCTCCAAATGCATTTCTCGAACGGAAGGCGCTCGAAATCCTCGGCACATATCTTACTTCCTCTGCAGTTGCTCCTCTGAATAAAGAGTTCATTGAAATCGAATCGCCGCTTTG CGAGGATGTTCGCGCCACATCAGTAAATCTCCCTATATACATTGGCTCAGTTCCAACAGAACATCTTTCTACCTTTGACGAGAAGCTAAAAGCAAGCTTACAAAAAGTCATTAATGATGGTCTCGATATGCAGAGGATGGAGATGGTCCTTAACAGGGATGAGCGCCAG CTGCGCAGCAAACTCGAGTCAGCAAAAGGGGACACTTTTTCAAATACCATAATCTCAGATTTCTTGTATGGCACTGAGAATGGCTCTGAGCTTCAAAAGTCAATGGATGAAATTAACCACTATATTCAAATGCGCACTTGGAACAGTGACCAATGGACAAGCCTTCTCTCTAA ATATTATGTGGAACCAGCCTCGGTTGTCGTGATTGGGAAACCTTCGGCTAGTCTTGCTGAGAAAttggaaaaggaggaaaaggaaagaatcgCAAAGCAGGTGCAACAACTTGGTCCTGAAGGTCTTAAGCGCGCCGAAGCAGAGCTTGAAGCAGCTAAAGCGGAACATAGCCAAGAAATTCCTTCTGAAATCATTACTTCCTTCCCAGTACCGGATGTGAAAAGCATCTCCTGGATTCCCGTCCAAAGTGTACAAGAACctggaaaaggaagaaaagtcGCCTTTCCTTCCACAGACGTCTCTTTGTCCAAGCACATTGAATCTGATGGCGAACCTTTACCCTTTTTCGTCGAGTATGATCATGTGGAG AGACAGTCTGGAATCAAATTGTCTCATGAAGAGGTTATCAACCAGTTGGACAACGAAACCGTATCCTATGAGATCGAGCTAGGGATCTCCAATAGCTTTTCTGATATGGTTCGAGTTAGCATCAAGGTTGAAACTGCTTTATACGAAAAGGCGGTTGAATGGCTGAGGGACCTACTTTACGGCTCCGAGTTCGACAAAGATCG ACTCCAGGTTGTTCTTGCCAAAATTCAACAAACTCTTCCGGAGCTGAAGAGAGATGGAAATAACGTTCTTTCTTCATTATGGTCCACTTTATTATATGCGGAGAATTCGACTTCTAGCCATACAGGAGTCCTTCCGCAAGCTGAGCTTATCCCCAAGCTCGTTAAAGCACTTCAAGAGACGCCCAATGATGTTATTGCTGATTTCGAGGAAATTAGAAAGCACA TTGTCGATCCGGCTGGAGTAAGATTTTCGGTGACCGGCAATGTTTTGAATCTAAATGCGCCCAGAAGTACTTGGGGAAAATACTTCTCGATACCG TCAGTACCGTTGGCGCCTGTCCCCATGGCGTCAGAAACCCTCAGTGAGACGGGGAAAACTTTGTCCAAGAAG GCAATTGTAATGAGTCTCCCGACAATCGAAAGCTCTTTTGTAATGCACACCGCAAAAGGAATTCAAGGCTTTAACAATCCTGAATACCCTGCTATTCGGGTTGCCCTAGAAGTACTCAACGCTACAGAAAGTTACCTTTGG CGGTATATCCGTGGTTCTGGATTGGCTTATGGAGCATATACTTCATTGGACGTGGAAGCCGGATTTGTCACATTCACTCTGTATCGA AGCTCAAACAGCATAAAAGCATTTGAAGAAGCAGGTAAAGTCATTCGGGGGCTCGTGGATGGTTCT attgaattcgaTGAGACCATTCTTGATGCCGCAAAGAGTACCATAGTCTATGGTGTTGCAAAGAACGTTTCGACTCCTGGTAGAGCT GCTATTGTCTCATTTACCAATCAAGCTTTGAAAGGTGTTCCAAGAACATATCAAATTGACTTGCTCGAAAAATACCAGGATATCACGAAAGCAGATATTCTGGAAGCCTTGAAAAGGCATTTTTTGCCATTGTTCGATTCCGCGTCCTCGGTCGCCGTGGTGGTCACTTCACCCGTGAAAGCTGATGAAATCGCAACACAGCTGACTACCAAAGGATTTGATGTCACACAGAAATCTATAGAAATAGACCCtagtgaaatggaagaagatgacagCGGGAGCGACAGCGACAGCGACTCTGGAAGTAGCGGGAGATGA
- a CDS encoding 60S ribosomal protein L16, with the protein MATFSSTPIVIDGKGHLLGRLASIISKQILSGQKIVVVRCEEINISGSFFRNKLRYHNFLHKRHIVNPKKSGPFHHRAPSKILYRAIRGMTPHKSARGAAALERLKLFEGVPPPYDKKKRMVVPEALRVLRLKPGRKYCTVKRLSHEVGWGYKDIVDRLEEKRKIKAQAFHERKLAAVKLRQKAVADTASSFEQLTQLGY; encoded by the exons ATGGCCACCTTTTCGTCGACACCCATCGTTATTGATGGCAAGGGCCACCTCCTTGGTCGATTGGCCTCAATCATCTCCAAGCAGATCCTCTCTGGTCAGAAAATTGTGGTGGTGAGGTGTGAGGAAATCAACATTTCCGGTAGCTTCTTCCGTAACAAG CTCCGCTACCACAACTTCCTCCACAAGCGCCACATTGTGAACCCCAAAAAGTCCGGTCCATTCCATCACCGCGCACCCTCCAAGATCCTCTACCGGGCGATCCGGGGCATGACCCCACACAAGAGCGCCCGCGGTGCCGCTGCCCTCGAGCGCCTCAAGCTGTTCGAGGGAGTCCCCCCACCATacgacaagaagaagaggatggtggTCCCCGAAGCTCTGCGAGTATTGAGGCTGAAGCCCGGCCGCAAATACTGCACCGTCAAG CGTCTCTCGCACGAGGTTGGGTGGGGATACAAGGACATTGTTGATCGTCttgaggaaaagagaaagatcAAGGCACAGGCATTCCACGAGCGCAAG CTGGCTGCTGTCAAGTTGCGCCAAAAGGCGGTTGCAGACACGGCATCATCTTTCGAACAGCTCACGCAGTTGGGATACTAG
- a CDS encoding 50S ribosomal protein L17, whose amino-acid sequence MLMLRNLVTSLFEHEQIKTTLPKARDTARLAEKIITMGKKGDNGARNRASAFLLKPTVLTKLFSTFAQRYAERPGGYTRIHKFGNRQGDNAPHAILELVDNPRDLKWEMTSRAVGWELLKDKLRTSSPDQLLNEGGDKALQVLRSERNMSVEEKGVLRSTTRWNVQKILRYRDQNAITELSKKASNYADELLATPLAYKSVHEDLKEHNRFAPPPRRRAGDRRIGEERPALVVARGALAPGFKTRTKSPVYTMENALTEGFKQERA is encoded by the exons ATGCTCATGTTGCG AAATCTAGTCACTTCATTGTTTGAGCATGAACAAATCAAGACTACTTTGCCCAAAGCTCGTGATACAGCCAGACTAGCTGAGAAG ATCATCACCATGGGCAAAAAGGGCGACAATGGCGCGCGCAATCGTGCCTCCGCCTTCTTGCTTAAACCTACAGTACTGACGAAGCTTTTTTCTACGTTTGCTCAACGATACGCGGAGCGACCAGGTGGATACACGCGAATACATAAGTTTGGTAACCGACAAGGAGACAATGCCCCACATGCTATTCTGGAACTCGTCGACAATCCACGGGACTTGAAATGGGAAATGACTTCGAGAGCCGTCGGGTGGGAACTGTTAAAGGACAAACTGCGTACTTCCAGCCCCGATCAACTCTTGAACGAGGGAGGGGATAAAGCTCTGCAAGTTCTTCGATCAGAACGCAATATGAGCGTTGAAGAGAAAGGTGTACTGCGATCGACGACCAGGTGGAACGTACAAAAGATTCTCCGCTACAGAGATCAAAATGCAATTACCGAGTTGAGCAAAAAAGCGTCGAACTACGCG GATGAATTGCTTGCTACTCCTTTGGCCTACAAATCCGTTCATGAAGATTTGAAGGAACACAATCGTTTTGCACCTCCACCGCGCCGTCGTGCTGGCGACAGACGTATTGGCGAAGAGCGACCCGCACTCGTCGTAGCACGCGGCGCTCTCGCGCCAGGTTTCAAAACACGAACAAAATCACCTGTATACACCATGGAAAATGCTCTGACAGAAGGGTTCAAACAAGAACGTGCTTAG
- a CDS encoding Regucalcin, with amino-acid sequence MSGKREIIVERPWLKVGCTLGEGPLYDPSTSLLHFVDISEKKVFHVDVHTNEVTFEKYDEAVSCLVLRRYAEGLACAAAQGFALLKEDSTISYLHKPLPSEHTPFTRFNDGACDSKGRFFAGTLYNPAKGIPGQLFRFDPTTNTCKIVDEGPFTDSNGLGWSTNEKTFYFTDSLVNKIYAYDYNDGELSNRRVFVDAIEKGFAEKTYCDGLCVDKAGGVWSARWGGSRIVRFDEEGSIDFQIMFPTALNVTSCCFGGPNNDTMFVTTAHCGAIGGDATRQQNYPDSGHIFQVDLAGLFEGVERGQFAG; translated from the exons ATGTCAGGCAAACGAGAAATAATTGTTGAACGTCCCTGGCTCAAAGTCGGTTGCACCCTAGGAGAGG GTCCGCTGTATGATCCATCAACCTCGCTTTTGCATTTTGTCGATATTTCGGAGAAGAAG GTTTTTCACGTTGATGTGCACACTAATGAGGTTACATTTGAAAAATATGACGAAGCTGTGAGCTGTTTAGTCCTACGACGCTACGCAGAAGGA TTGGCGTGTGCAGCTGCACAAGGCTTTGCATTGTTAAAGGAAGATTCAACTATTTCTTACCTCCATAAACCTTTACCTTCCGAACATACGCCGTTTACGCGGTTCAATGACGGTGCCTGCGACAGTAAAGGTCGCTTCTTCGCCGGAACTCTTTATAACCCAGCAAAGGGTATACCCGGGCAGCTTTTCAGGTTTGATCCTACGACAAACACCTGTAAAATTGTAGATGAAGGTCCATTTACG GATTCCAACGGTCTAGGCTGGAGCACCAATGAGAAAACTTT TTATTTCACTGATTCGTTGGTCAACAAGATATACGCCTATGACTACAATGACGGGGAACTGAGCAACAGACGAGTTTTTGTGGACGCCATAGAAAAGGGATTTGCCGAAAAGACGTACTGTGACGGTCTTTGTGTCGACAAAGCTGGAGGCGTTTGGAGTGCACG ATGGGGAGGGTCTCGTATTGTACGGTTCGACGAAGAAGGAAGTATCGACTTCCAGATAATGTTCCCCACTGCCTTGAATGTTACCTCTTGCTGCTTCGGAG GGCCCAATAACGATACCATGTTCGTCACGACTGCTCACTGCGGAGCCATAGGAGGAGATGCAACTCGTCAACAAAACTACCCTGATTCAGGACACATTTTTCAAGTGGATTTAGCAGGGTTGTTTGAAGGCGTAGAGAGAGGCCAGTTCGCGGGATAA
- a CDS encoding Phosphatidylglycerol/phosphatidylinositol transfer protein, giving the protein MSRDVQSDSKVSVGEAKVGFNFLVTTMRLFFLSVASLSIVPLSLALVAADQQPLQAVGGPVHTTDSWSWKNCGLETDPVQIHSISVSPDPPEPGKDLTVTVNAEVVEEIVEGAYADVTVKLGLVKLLRKQFDVCEEARNANATIQCPVKTGPYTVVQTVALPKEIPKAKFNVDVLGFTAADEDMLCVKLTVDFLKRFPRLW; this is encoded by the exons ATGTCACGTGATGTGCAATCTGACTCCAAGGTCTCTGTTGGGGAAGCTAAGGTGGGATTCAACTTCCTCGTCACAACCATGCGCCTATTCTTCCTTAGCGTAGCATCCCTAAGTATTGTTCCCCTTTCCCTGGCACTTGTAGCAGCAGACCAACAACCACTTCAAGCTGTGGGAGGTCCAGTTCATACGACTGACagctggagctggaagaATTGCG GATTGGAAACCGACCCAGTTCAAATTCATTCCATCTCTGTCTCTCCGGACCCTCCAGAACCCGGCAAAGACTTGACCGTTACCGTCAATGCCGAAGTTGTGGAAGAAATAGTG GAGGGTGCTTATGCCGATGTTACTGTGAAACTCGGGCTGGTGAAGCTGTTGAGGAAGCAGTTTGATGTTTGCGAGGAGGC CCGCAATGCCAACGCGACTATTCAGTGTCCTGTGAAAACAGGGCCTTATACTGTTGTGCAAACAGTCGCTTTGCCCAAGGAGATACCCAAAG CCAAGTTCAACGTCGACGTTCTTGGTTTTACTGCTGCAGATGAGGATATGCTTTGCGTTAAACTGACAGTAGATTTTCTGAAGAGATTCCCTCGTCTGTGGTAG
- a CDS encoding Acyl carrier protein, mitochondrial, whose protein sequence is MSLARLIPRATTVSRIVRTAPTLQTRWVPRAMYSAGGPLSKDVITSRVLETLKGYEKIDPAKLTTSASFHKDLGLDSLDAVEVMMAVEEEFSIEIPDAEADEITTVQQAIDYIAKSPDAILESLDLRDDRCDASSVKSSALAVA, encoded by the exons ATGTCGCTCGCTCGTCTCATTCCAAGGGCTACCACCGTCTCTCGCATTGTCCGAACTGCCCCAACTCTCCAAACCAGATGGGTGCCCCGCGCCATGTACTCTGCTGGCGGTCCCTTGTCCAAGGACGTCATCACATCCCGCGTTCTCGAGACATTGAAGGGATACGAGAAAATTGACCCGGCCAAG TTGACCACGTCCGCATCTTTCCACAAAGACTTGGGGCTCGACAGCTTGGATGCAGTGGAAGTGATGATGGCAGTTGAAGAG GAGTTCTCAATCGAGATCCCTGACGCTGAGGCTGACGAAATTACAACGGTCCAACAAG CCATCGACTATATCGCAAAATCTCCTGACG CTATTCTGGAGTCTCTTGACTTGAGAGATGATCGATGTGACGCG AGTTCCGTCAAATCATCTGCTTTAGCGGTCGCATGA
- a CDS encoding RNA-binding protein rnc1 produces MPSDSSRHDNASPAQSRSPSPSPHDTLTLRALVSTKDAGVIIGKAGKNVADLRDQTGVKAGVSKVIPGVHERVLTVTGSVEAVSKAYNLIIAQLVASTPSSPVTTSSPSLHTSIRLLISHNLMGTIIGRNGLKIKAIQDGSGARMVASKEMLPQSTERIVEVQGSPEAIGRAVEEIGKCLLEDWERGLGTVLFHPGPTDDRSGNRRGHSYSSSYAGSRRGNGDANPRGRASPPGSPTNAHTPALNPPAAANLRTQNISIPSDMVGCIIGRSGTKITEIRRLSGSKISIAKAPHDETGERMFTIVGTPEANEKALFLLYNQLESEKERRVGREAQQQAEIQD; encoded by the exons ATGCCCTCCGACTCCTCCAGACACGACAACG CCTCCCCAGCCCAGTCCCgatcgccctcgccctcgccccaTGATACTCTCACCCTCCGCGCCCTCGTCAGCACAAAGGACGCCGGCGTCATCATCGGAAAGGCTGGAAAAAATGTCGCCGACCTCAGAGACCAGACCGGCGTCAAGGCTGGTGTCAGCAAGGTCATTCCCGGCGTCCATGAGCGTGTTCTCACAGTCACCGGCTCTGTCGAGGCCGTCTCCAAG GCGTACAATCTCATTATCGCCCAGCTCGTCGCCTCGACCCCTTCTTCTCCCGTTACgacttcttctccttctctccaCACCTCCATTCGTCTCTTGATCTCGCACAATTTGATGGGCACCATCATCGGTCGCAACGGTCTCAAAATAAAAGCCATTCAGGATGGCTCTGGTGCCCGTATGGTTGCATCCAAGGAGATGCTTCCCCAGTCTACTGAGCGTATCGTCGAAGTCCAGGGTTCCCCCGAGGCCATCGGACGGGCGGTGGAGGAGATTGGTAAATGTCTGTTGGAGGACTGGGAGCGTGGCCTTGGAACAGTTCTCTTCCACCCAGGACCAACCGATGACCGCAGCGGCAATCGTCGTGGACACAGCTATTCCTCGTCTTACGCGGGTTCTCGCCGTGGAAATGGGGATGCCAATCCTCGTGGCCGCGCGTCCCCTCCGGGATCTCCTACCAACGCTCACACCCCCGCCCTGAATCCGCCCGCTGCCGCTAACCTGCGCACTCAAAATATCTCCATTCCGTCTGACATGGTGGGCTGCATCATCGGACGGAGTGGAACAAAAATCACCGAAATTCGCCGTTTGTCCGGTTCCAAAATCTCCATTGCGAAGGCTCCCCATGACGAGACGGGCGAAAGGATGTTCACCATTGTGGGTACTCCCGAGGCCAACGAAAAGGCCTTGTTCTTGCTCTACAACCAATTGGAGAgcgagaaggagaggagggtTGGAAGGGAAGCTCAACAACAAGCCGAGATCCAGGATTGA